One segment of Canis aureus isolate CA01 chromosome 27, VMU_Caureus_v.1.0, whole genome shotgun sequence DNA contains the following:
- the LOC144299576 gene encoding nebulin-like has protein sequence MVSVLAAKHGQDLVSDIDYRNYLHQWMCHPDQNDIIQARKASDLQSNDVYKADLEWLRGIVWIPVDSVDYVRVTKNQEMVNQIKYKKADLDNCPNFTSVVDPPEIVLVKINSVSQSDVKHKETFNKVLKGKYLFSPDTPYITHSKDMRKLYSTILYKGA, from the exons ATGGTGTCGGTGTTGGCTGCCAAGCATGGGCAGGACCTCGTCAGTGATATTGATTACCGTAATTACCTGCACCAATGGATGTGTCATCCTGACCAAAATGACATTATCCAGGCAAGGAAGGCCTCTGACCTACAGAGCAAT GATGTCTACAAGGCTGACCTGGAGTGGCTCCGTGGCATTGTCTGGATACCCGTGGACTCTGTGGACTACGTGAGGGTTACGAAGAACCAGGAAATGGTGAATCAG ATAAAATACAAGAAGGCTGATCTCGACAACTGTCCTAACTTCACAAGTGTGGTGGATCCTCCAGAGATTGTTTTGGTGAAGATTAACTCAGTCAGTCAAAGTGAT gtaaaacataaagaaacatttaataaagtATTGAAGGGCAAGTATCTATTTTCTCCAGATACACCATATATCACCCACTCCAAAGACATGAGAAAACTCTACAGTACT ATACTGTACAAAGGGGCTTGA